The Daucus carota subsp. sativus chromosome 7, DH1 v3.0, whole genome shotgun sequence genome window below encodes:
- the LOC108195285 gene encoding rhodanese-like domain-containing protein 10, with product MAIQLKHLHPFTLHQLRSSGPPTHLRASGFRVEAVSGKELIQSGKVRAVEAKEAAKLMKTEEYMMLDIRPEWEREKARVTGSLHAPLFVQDMDNSIVTLLKKWVHFGYIGLWTGQYFTMINPGFLAQVEGLVSDKDTKLLVSCGEGLRSLMAVSKLYGAGYKNLGWLVGGFNRSVDGDFADIQGTEKLQYATIGGVSYYFLQILILLQAVGKDN from the exons ATGGCAATTCAACTAAAACATCTTCATCCATTTACACTCCATCAACTGAGAAGCAGTGGTCCCCCAACTCATCTGCGGGCATCAGGTTTCAGAGTAGAAGCCGTTTCCGGCAAGGAACTGATCCAGTCCGGCAAGGTCAGGGCAGTGGAGGCCAAAGAAGCGGCTAAGTTGATGAAAACTGAAGAGTACATGATGTTGGATATAAGACCCGAGTGGGAGAGAGAGAAGGCTCGTGTTACTGGCTCATTGCATGCCCCCCTTTTTGTTCAGGACATGGATAATAGCATTGTgactctgctgaagaagtgGGTTCATTTTGGCTACATTGGTCTTTGGACTGGTCAGTATTTTACTATGATTAATCCTGGCTTTCTTGCTCAAGTTGAGGGCTTGGTCAGTGATAAGGATACTAAGCTTCTTGTGTCCTGTGGAGAAGGCTTGAG GTCACTGATGGCTGTTTCGAAGCTTTATGGGGCAGGATACAAGAATCTAGGATGGTTAGTTGGAGGATTCAACCGTTCAGTGGATGGAGATTTCGCAGACATTCAAGGGACTGAGAAATTGCAGTATGCTACCATAGGCGGTGTCTCTTACTACTTCCTTCAAATTCTTATTCTACTACAAGCTGTTGGCAAAGACAATTGA
- the LOC108196599 gene encoding uncharacterized protein LOC108196599, translated as MGVDYYKILQVDRSAKDDDLKKAYRKLAMKWHPDKNPNNKKDAEAKFKTISEAYDVLSDPQKRAVYDQYGEEGLKGQVPPPGAGGFSSASSDGANGYRFNPRSADDIFSEFFGFASPFGGMGDMGGARGGGPGFQRSMFGDDIFASFRNSAGEGSASMPPRKGVAIERTLPCSLEDLYKGTTKKMKISRDATDAAGRPTTMEEILTIEIKPGWKKGTKITFPEKGNEQRGVIPSDLVFIIDEKPHNVFKRDGNDLIVTQKISLAEALTGYTAQVTTLDGRILTTPISSVISPTHEEVIKGEGMPIPKEPTRKGNMRIKFNIKFPTRLTAEQKTGIKRLLTS; from the exons ATGGGCGTTGATTACTACAAGATTCTTCAAGTGGATCGGAGTGCCAAAGATGATGATCTCAAGAAAGCTTATCGAAAGCTTGCTATGAAGTGGCATCCTGATAAGAACCCCAACAACAAGAAAGATGCTGAAGCTAAATTCAAAACCATTTCTGAAGCTTATGAT GTTTTGAGTGATCCCCAAAAAAGAGCTGTATATGACCAGTATGGTGAAGAAGGTTTGAAGGGTCAGGTGCCTCCACCGGGTGCTGGGGGCTTTTCAAGTGCTAGTTCTGATGGGGCTAATGGCTATCGCTTTAATCCTCGTAGTGCTGATGATATCTTCTCTGAGTTTTTCGGGTTTGCCAGCCCGTTTGGTGGAATGGGAGATATGGGAGGGGCTCGAGGCGGTGGTCCGGGGTTTCAGAGGAGTATGTTTGGGGATGATATATTTGCTTCTTTTAGGAATAGTGCTGGAGAGGGTTCTGCCAGTATGCCACCGCGGAAAGGGGTGGCTATAGAGCGCACGTTACCTTGTAGTCTAGAGGATTTGTACAAGGGTACTACTAAGAAGATGAAAATTTCAAGGGATGCTACCGATGCTGCTGG GAGACCAACTACAATGGAGGAAATCCTGACAATTGAGATCAAGCCTGGTTGGAAGAAAGGAACAAAAATCACTTTTCCAGAAAAAGGGAATGAGCAACGCGGTGTTATACCTTCCGACCTTGTCTTCATCATTGATGAAAAGCCCCACAACGTCTTCAAGAGGGATGGCAATGATCTCATTGTCACCCAAAAGATCTCTCTGGCAGAAGCATTGACAGGTTACACTGCACAGGTTACCACCCTTGATGGCCGTATCCTAACGACACCCATTAGTTCTGTCATTAGTCCAACCCATGAAGAAGTTATCAAAGGGGAAGGGATGCCCATCCCCAAAGAACCTACGAGAAAAGGGAACATGCGAATCAAGTTCAACATCAAGTTCCCTACAAGGCTGACAGCGGAGCAGAAAACTGGAATCAAGCGGTTATTGACTTCTTGA